The nucleotide window TGCCGCCGAGCACGGCGTCGACGACCCGCCCCCGCCCGCCGAACAGGCTCGTCCCGCCGATCACGGCGGCGCCGACCGCCAGCAGCAGCACGTTGCTCCCACCGGTGTTGGGGTCGACCGAGTTGCCCCGGGACGCGGCGATGATGCCTCCGACCGCGGCCAGGGAGGAGCAGATGACGAACGCGGAGATCCGGATGGCCGCCACGTTGATGCCGGCCCGGCGGGCCGCCTCGGCGTTACCGCCCACCGCGTAGATGTGCAGGCCGAACGAGGTGCGCTGGAGCAGGAACGTACCGGCGACGAGCAGGACGCCTATGACCGGCACCACGATCGGCACGCCCTTGAGCGAGTCGACGATGATGTTGCGGCTGCGCTCCTGGTTGAGCAGGTGGACGGCGATCGCGCCGAGCACGGCCAGGCCGCCGATCCTGACCGCGAGCAGGGCGAGGGGAGCGGGGGCGAGTCCGTGCCGCCGCCGGCGGTTCCGGCTCTGCCGGAGCTGGACGGCCGCATACCCCCCGACACCGACGGCGAGCAGTACCCAGCCCAGCGCGGGTGAGAGGTTGTTGTTCGCGACGGCCAGGATCGTCTCGTCCTGGATCGAGATGTTGGTGCCTTCCTTCAGCAGCATCAGCACGATGCCCTGGAATCCCAGGAAGGCCGCCAGCGTGACCACGAACGAGGGAATGCCGACCTTCGCCACCAGCAGGCCGAGCACCAGGCCGATGACCGTGCCGGTGAGGATCGCCGCGCCGGCCGCGCCGTACCAGGGCCATCCGTGGTCGGTGAGCAGGATGGCGAGGACGGCGGCGCAGACCCCGCTGGCGTATCCCGCGGACAGGTCGATCTCGCCGAGGAGGAGGACGAAGACCAGGCCCATGGCGATGGCGATGCTGCCCGCGCCCTGGGTCAGCAGGTTGGCGAAGTTCAGCTCGGACAGGAAGACCGGACGCAGGGCGGCGAAGAACACGCACAGGACGATCAGGCCGAGTACGGCGGGGAGGGCGCCCAACTCGCCGCCCCGTACCCGGTCGACGTAGTT belongs to Streptomyces sp. V3I8 and includes:
- a CDS encoding sugar ABC transporter permease, with product MTAAVAPEKPELPHGPGTPKKNGAAGAASLRSAARNYVDRVRGGELGALPAVLGLIVLCVFFAALRPVFLSELNFANLLTQGAGSIAIAMGLVFVLLLGEIDLSAGYASGVCAAVLAILLTDHGWPWYGAAGAAILTGTVIGLVLGLLVAKVGIPSFVVTLAAFLGFQGIVLMLLKEGTNISIQDETILAVANNNLSPALGWVLLAVGVGGYAAVQLRQSRNRRRRHGLAPAPLALLAVRIGGLAVLGAIAVHLLNQERSRNIIVDSLKGVPIVVPVIGVLLVAGTFLLQRTSFGLHIYAVGGNAEAARRAGINVAAIRISAFVICSSLAAVGGIIAASRGNSVDPNTGGSNVLLLAVGAAVIGGTSLFGGRGRVVDAVLGGMVVAVIQNGMGLMGYSSGVKYAVTGSVLLVAAGVDALSRRRAVQR